From Amycolatopsis sp. YIM 10, the proteins below share one genomic window:
- a CDS encoding NYN domain-containing protein, which translates to MTASAHPEPEHAGSVPPAPEVRDQLEQPEHPARPVNWVELPDAIRERIAELAAAALGKLPLADVPRQLRPVARFAPAKRAKLGGSALLGTLGESSRFRTAVLEWLREHRPDVLDPNALDSVAAATAAVLLGEASADSRVRLVAKNAEETSLRAERDAALARIHRLESELERVQAELAEAKRVVESARADREAELDRLRGRLREQGVKLRQAKDAAEEARAAAAEAGGIRAEEVAALTAQLERERQRAAAERARADNAVADADVARQSAREAREADEVRLALLIDTIEGAAKGLRRELSLGHAGPLPADVVRGASTRADGGGKVQDPAALDRLLALPGVHLIVDGYNVSKTGYPELALADQRDRLAQQLGALSARTSAEITVVFDGAGVISVPAAAARGVRVLFSDKGVLADDVIRTLVAAEPAGRPLVVATSDRAVADSVRARGAHPVPSAVLLTRLGRV; encoded by the coding sequence ATGACCGCATCCGCGCACCCCGAACCGGAGCACGCCGGCAGCGTGCCACCGGCCCCCGAGGTGCGCGACCAGCTCGAACAGCCGGAGCACCCGGCCAGGCCGGTGAACTGGGTCGAGCTGCCCGATGCCATTCGCGAGCGGATCGCCGAGCTGGCCGCGGCCGCGCTGGGCAAGCTCCCGCTCGCCGACGTACCGCGCCAGCTGCGTCCGGTGGCGCGGTTCGCCCCGGCCAAGCGCGCCAAGCTGGGCGGCTCCGCGCTGCTCGGCACGCTCGGCGAGTCCAGCCGGTTCCGCACCGCGGTGCTGGAGTGGCTGCGTGAGCACCGCCCCGACGTGCTCGACCCCAACGCGCTCGACTCGGTCGCCGCGGCCACCGCGGCGGTGCTCCTGGGTGAGGCGAGCGCGGACTCCCGTGTCCGGCTGGTGGCGAAGAACGCCGAGGAGACCAGCCTGCGGGCCGAGCGCGATGCCGCGCTGGCCAGGATCCACCGGCTCGAAAGCGAGCTGGAGCGGGTCCAGGCGGAGCTGGCCGAGGCCAAGCGCGTGGTGGAGAGCGCGCGGGCCGATCGGGAGGCCGAGCTGGACCGGTTGCGCGGCCGTCTGCGCGAGCAGGGCGTGAAGCTGCGCCAGGCCAAGGACGCCGCCGAGGAAGCCAGGGCGGCCGCCGCCGAGGCGGGCGGGATCCGGGCGGAGGAGGTGGCCGCGCTGACCGCGCAGCTCGAACGCGAGCGTCAGCGCGCGGCCGCCGAGCGCGCCCGTGCCGACAACGCGGTCGCCGACGCCGATGTGGCCCGCCAGTCCGCCAGGGAAGCGCGTGAGGCCGACGAGGTCCGCCTGGCGCTGCTCATCGACACCATCGAGGGGGCCGCGAAGGGCCTGCGGCGGGAGCTTTCGCTCGGCCACGCCGGGCCGTTGCCCGCCGACGTGGTCCGCGGCGCCAGCACGCGCGCCGACGGCGGTGGCAAGGTCCAGGACCCGGCCGCGCTGGACCGGCTGCTCGCGCTGCCCGGGGTGCACCTGATCGTCGACGGTTACAACGTCTCCAAGACCGGCTACCCCGAGCTGGCGCTGGCCGACCAGCGCGACAGGCTGGCCCAGCAGCTCGGCGCGCTGTCCGCGCGGACGAGCGCCGAGATCACCGTGGTCTTCGACGGCGCGGGCGTGATCTCCGTGCCTGCCGCGGCCGCCCGTGGCGTGCGGGTGCTGTTCTCCGACAAGGGCGTGCTCGCCGACGACGTGATCCGCACGCTCGTCGCGGCCGAACCGGCGGGCCGTCCGCTGGTGGTGGCCACCTCCGATCGCGCGGTCGCCGACTCGGTCCGCGCCCGCGGCGCGCACCCGGTGCCCTCGGCCGTGCTGCTCACCCGCCTCGGCCGGGTCTGA
- a CDS encoding PadR family transcriptional regulator: MSVSRTLLALLETGPRHGYDLKRSYDEQFAQGRPLAYGQVYSTLSRLLRNGLVVEAGVEQGDGPDRKRYTITDAGVTDVKSWLATPESPEPYLQNTLYTKVVLALLSGRSATDVLDSQRAAHLKVMRELTKRKTGGDLADQLICDHALFHLEADLRWLELTAARLDALAEAVRR; the protein is encoded by the coding sequence ATGTCGGTATCGCGCACATTGCTCGCCCTGCTGGAAACGGGGCCGCGACACGGCTACGACCTGAAGCGGTCCTACGACGAGCAGTTCGCCCAGGGGCGCCCGCTCGCCTACGGGCAGGTGTACTCCACGCTGTCCCGGCTGCTGCGCAACGGGCTGGTCGTCGAGGCGGGCGTGGAGCAGGGGGACGGACCGGACCGCAAGCGCTACACCATCACCGACGCCGGGGTCACCGACGTCAAGTCGTGGCTGGCCACGCCGGAGAGCCCGGAGCCGTACCTGCAGAACACGCTCTACACGAAGGTGGTGCTCGCGCTGCTGTCCGGGCGCAGCGCCACCGACGTGCTGGACAGCCAGCGCGCCGCGCACCTGAAGGTGATGCGGGAGCTGACCAAGCGCAAGACCGGGGGAGACTTGGCCGACCAGCTGATCTGCGACCACGCGTTGTTCCACCTGGAAGCCGACCTCCGCTGGCTGGAGCTGACCGCGGCCAGGCTGGACGCGCTCGCCGAGGCGGTGCGCCGATGA